A DNA window from Paraburkholderia sp. IMGN_8 contains the following coding sequences:
- a CDS encoding DUF899 family protein, with amino-acid sequence MTDASASAQTLKPARLLAELPRRFPGESAEYRSARNDLLAEEIELRRHIERVAAQRRALPPGGVVPQDYRFEGEEGTVTLSEMFGAHDTLVTYNWMFGPKRARPCPMCTSLLSAYDGEMLDILQRVAFAVIGRSPIEKLVAFKKERGWRHLRLYSSGGNSFNRDYAAEDPDGDDYAAFNVFTRSGGTVRHFWAEEMGPSIADPGQDPRGAPDPMPIWTVLDMTPGGRGSNWYPKLEYGSAP; translated from the coding sequence ATGACTGACGCAAGCGCATCCGCACAAACGCTGAAGCCGGCCAGGCTGCTGGCCGAATTGCCCCGCCGGTTTCCGGGGGAGAGCGCCGAATATCGTAGCGCGCGCAACGACCTGCTGGCCGAAGAAATCGAGTTGCGGCGCCACATCGAACGAGTGGCCGCGCAGCGCCGTGCGTTGCCGCCCGGCGGCGTCGTGCCGCAAGATTACCGTTTCGAAGGTGAAGAGGGCACGGTGACGCTGTCGGAAATGTTCGGCGCACACGATACCCTCGTCACCTACAACTGGATGTTCGGCCCGAAGCGCGCACGGCCCTGTCCGATGTGCACCTCGTTGCTGAGCGCGTACGACGGCGAAATGCTCGACATCCTGCAACGCGTGGCGTTTGCGGTGATCGGCCGCTCGCCGATCGAAAAGCTGGTCGCGTTCAAAAAGGAGCGAGGCTGGCGGCATCTGCGCTTGTATTCGTCGGGTGGCAACAGCTTCAACCGCGACTACGCCGCCGAAGATCCCGATGGCGACGACTACGCCGCTTTCAACGTTTTTACTCGCTCGGGCGGGACGGTGCGGCACTTCTGGGCTGAAGAGATGGGGCCGTCGATAGCGGACCCCGGTCAGGACCCGCGTGGCGCACCCGACCCGATGCCGATATGGACGGTGCTCGACATGACGCCCGGCGGCCGCGGCAGCAACTGGTATCCGAAACTGGAGTACGGCAGCGCGCCGTGA
- a CDS encoding HU family DNA-binding protein produces MNKQELIDAVAAATGESKAATGQTIDAIVDAVTAAVVGGETVQLVGFGSFSTGARAARVGRNPSTGAEIQIAAAKTVKFTAGKAFKEAVNAS; encoded by the coding sequence ATGAACAAACAGGAACTGATTGATGCAGTCGCCGCAGCGACGGGCGAAAGCAAAGCGGCCACCGGCCAAACCATCGACGCGATCGTCGACGCGGTAACCGCAGCAGTGGTGGGCGGCGAGACGGTGCAACTGGTCGGTTTCGGTTCTTTCTCGACTGGCGCGCGCGCTGCACGCGTGGGCCGCAATCCGTCGACGGGTGCCGAGATCCAGATCGCCGCAGCCAAGACGGTGAAGTTCACCGCCGGCAAGGCGTTCAAGGAAGCCGTCAACGCGTCGTAA
- a CDS encoding 3-deoxy-7-phosphoheptulonate synthase, whose protein sequence is MSVIDNPLHDQEVGSADATQDTTRIDDVRIGAVRPLISPALLQDELPVPLAVQTLVEESRVAIADILHGRDDRLVMIVGPCSIHDHDQAIEYAHLLKKAADTCKNDLLIVMRVYFEKPRTTVGWKGYINDPRLDGSFRINEGLHLARQLLLDINGLGLPTATEFLDLLSPQYIADLIAWGAIGARTTESQSHRQLASGLSCPIGFKNGTDGGVQIAADAIVAARASHAFMGMTKMGMAAIFETRGNDDAHVILRGGKKGPNYDSASVEATCAALKSAGLREQVMIDCSHANSGKSHLRQLDVVQDIAQQLSQREHRIIGVMLESHLEEGRQDLKTGVPLRHGVSITDACVSWAQTEPALDALAAATRQRRAR, encoded by the coding sequence TTGAGCGTCATCGACAATCCTCTGCACGACCAGGAAGTCGGCTCTGCCGACGCCACCCAGGACACCACGCGCATCGACGACGTTCGTATCGGCGCGGTACGTCCGCTCATTTCCCCTGCCCTGTTGCAGGATGAACTGCCCGTACCGCTCGCTGTCCAGACGCTCGTCGAAGAAAGCCGCGTGGCGATCGCCGATATCCTGCACGGCCGCGACGACCGCCTTGTGATGATCGTCGGCCCCTGCTCGATCCACGATCACGATCAGGCGATCGAATACGCACACCTGCTCAAGAAAGCCGCCGACACGTGCAAGAACGATCTGCTGATCGTGATGCGGGTCTACTTCGAAAAACCGCGCACGACAGTGGGCTGGAAAGGCTATATCAACGACCCGCGCCTCGACGGCAGCTTCCGCATCAACGAAGGTCTGCACCTCGCCCGGCAACTGCTGCTGGATATCAACGGCCTCGGCCTGCCGACCGCCACCGAATTTCTCGACCTGCTGAGCCCGCAATACATCGCGGACCTGATCGCGTGGGGCGCTATCGGCGCGCGTACGACCGAGAGTCAGAGTCATCGGCAGCTTGCATCGGGACTGAGCTGCCCGATCGGTTTCAAGAACGGCACGGACGGCGGCGTGCAAATCGCCGCGGATGCAATCGTCGCAGCACGTGCGAGTCACGCGTTCATGGGCATGACCAAGATGGGTATGGCCGCCATCTTCGAGACGCGCGGCAACGACGACGCCCACGTGATTCTGCGCGGCGGCAAGAAAGGACCGAATTACGACAGCGCATCGGTCGAGGCAACCTGCGCGGCACTCAAATCAGCAGGGTTGCGCGAGCAGGTCATGATCGACTGTTCGCACGCGAACTCGGGCAAGTCGCACTTGCGTCAACTGGATGTGGTGCAGGATATCGCGCAGCAACTATCGCAGCGCGAGCACCGCATCATCGGCGTCATGCTGGAAAGTCATCTGGAAGAAGGCCGTCAGGATCTGAAGACGGGTGTGCCGTTGCGCCACGGCGTGTCGATTACCGACGCGTGCGTCAGCTGGGCGCAAACCGAACCGGCGCTCGACGCACTGGCAGCAGCAACCCGGCAACGGCGCGCGCGCTGA
- a CDS encoding DUF72 domain-containing protein gives MPTAKKPNIRIGIGGWTYAPWRGTFYPSDLTQTRELEYASKNLTSIEINGTFYGLQKPSSYEKWYQETPEDFVFSLKAPRYATNRKILADANETIERFFASGVLLLKQKLGPINWQFAPTKKFDKEDFEAFLKLLPQSIEGQNLRHAIEVRHASFKTPEFIALAKKYQVAIVLAGDSDYPQIADITAPFVYARIMGTTDKQAKGYSTKALDAWAERARQLAAGKTPEDLETSAEAPDTITARDVYLYIISGFKERNPAAAMALIKRL, from the coding sequence ATGCCAACGGCAAAAAAACCAAACATCAGAATCGGCATAGGCGGCTGGACCTACGCCCCCTGGCGTGGCACCTTCTACCCGTCAGACCTGACACAAACCCGCGAGCTGGAATACGCGAGCAAAAACCTCACTTCGATAGAAATCAACGGCACCTTTTACGGCTTGCAAAAGCCCTCGAGCTACGAGAAGTGGTATCAGGAAACCCCCGAAGACTTCGTCTTCTCGCTAAAAGCCCCTCGCTACGCGACCAACAGAAAAATCCTGGCGGACGCCAATGAAACAATAGAACGCTTCTTCGCCAGTGGCGTACTGCTACTAAAACAAAAACTAGGCCCCATAAACTGGCAATTCGCGCCAACAAAAAAATTCGACAAAGAAGACTTCGAAGCCTTCCTGAAACTGCTGCCGCAAAGCATCGAAGGTCAAAACCTGAGGCACGCAATCGAAGTCCGCCACGCAAGCTTCAAAACCCCAGAATTCATCGCGCTAGCAAAAAAATACCAGGTAGCAATCGTGCTAGCCGGCGACAGCGACTACCCGCAAATCGCGGATATCACCGCGCCATTCGTCTACGCCCGCATCATGGGCACAACAGACAAACAGGCAAAAGGCTATTCGACCAAAGCCCTCGACGCATGGGCCGAGCGCGCCCGCCAACTCGCCGCAGGCAAAACACCGGAAGACCTCGAAACATCAGCCGAAGCACCCGATACAATCACAGCACGAGACGTCTACCTGTACATCATCAGCGGCTTCAAGGAACGCAACCCGGCGGCCGCGATGGCGCTCATCAAGCGCCTCTGA
- a CDS encoding IS481 family transposase: protein MPWNARDTMSLRQEFVHLASQDTLTITELCQRFNISRQTGYKWLKRGENALSDQSRRPATSPLKTPAAMEQEVVRLRQAHPRWGGRKISRRLQDLGFEAVPQPSTVTDILHRHNLILPTDSAMSEPWKRFEHEQPNVLWQMDFKGHFDTLQKQRCSPLTVLDDHSRFSILLRACGPTDTSTVQAGLREAFGHYGLPLRINTDNGSPWGSPSSPGQLTELAVWLIRLGIRISYSRPYHPQTNGKDERFHRTLKAEVLNGRSFATQEHVQQELDRWRTVYNCERPHEAIGMDTPVSRYKPSPRAYPSILQEPEYGPDDVVLRVRSDGQLRFKGRKLKVSNALYGLPVAARAKVGEDGVFEFWFAHHRILTLDLRSENH, encoded by the coding sequence ATGCCCTGGAACGCAAGAGACACCATGAGCCTCCGACAGGAATTTGTTCATCTGGCCAGTCAGGACACCCTGACGATCACCGAGTTGTGCCAGCGCTTCAACATCAGCCGGCAGACCGGCTACAAATGGCTTAAGCGTGGCGAGAACGCGCTGTCAGATCAATCACGGCGCCCAGCCACCAGCCCCTTGAAGACTCCCGCTGCCATGGAGCAGGAAGTGGTGCGGCTGCGCCAGGCCCATCCGCGCTGGGGCGGGCGCAAGATCAGTCGGCGCCTGCAGGATCTGGGCTTTGAGGCGGTGCCGCAGCCCAGCACCGTGACCGACATCCTGCACCGGCATAACCTGATCCTGCCGACCGATTCAGCAATGAGCGAACCGTGGAAGCGCTTTGAACACGAGCAGCCCAACGTACTCTGGCAGATGGATTTCAAGGGTCACTTCGATACCCTCCAGAAGCAGCGTTGCAGCCCCCTGACGGTGCTGGACGACCACTCGCGTTTCAGCATCCTGCTGCGTGCCTGCGGGCCGACGGACACCTCGACCGTGCAGGCGGGATTACGTGAGGCGTTTGGGCACTACGGCCTGCCGTTGCGCATCAACACCGATAACGGCTCGCCGTGGGGTTCGCCCAGCAGTCCGGGGCAGCTTACCGAGCTGGCCGTCTGGCTGATCCGGCTGGGTATCCGTATCAGCTACAGCCGGCCGTATCACCCGCAGACCAATGGCAAGGATGAGCGGTTTCACCGTACGTTGAAGGCTGAAGTGCTGAACGGACGAAGCTTCGCTACGCAGGAGCACGTGCAACAGGAACTGGACCGCTGGCGCACCGTGTATAACTGCGAACGTCCGCACGAGGCGATTGGCATGGACACGCCGGTCAGCCGTTACAAGCCCAGCCCCCGGGCGTATCCATCGATCCTGCAGGAGCCTGAATACGGCCCGGACGACGTGGTGCTACGAGTCAGGTCAGATGGCCAGCTACGCTTTAAGGGACGGAAACTTAAGGTCTCGAACGCACTTTATGGACTGCCGGTTGCGGCACGCGCAAAGGTGGGCGAAGACGGCGTATTTGAATTCTGGTTTGCACATCACCGCATCCTCACCCTTGACCTGAGGAGCGAGAATCACTGA
- a CDS encoding TetR/AcrR family transcriptional regulator: MTVALKAELPASRRQPAGRKSQQRVKEILQAGRDVFSERGYERATTAEIAQRLGISEATVFSYFRGKRELCARVIGDWYDEIIEAIESGLPRDGSVRQQFAFIVRTHLRLMLVNGTDLCALVLSEGRARHHELSEALTELQRRYTAPLMRVLARGQETGQIRSDMPLRLLRSMVFGPMEHVLWDATLANRHIDIDATAGQLIDVLWTALMPPDVAVSALQQFQLEVAEATRRFEESSAKEAHVGVRKARKVEDSE; this comes from the coding sequence ATGACGGTTGCCTTGAAGGCCGAGTTACCTGCCTCGCGCCGCCAGCCGGCCGGGCGCAAGTCGCAGCAGCGCGTGAAGGAGATTCTGCAGGCGGGACGCGACGTATTCTCCGAGAGGGGATACGAGCGCGCGACGACGGCGGAGATTGCGCAGCGCCTGGGCATTTCCGAGGCGACCGTGTTCAGTTATTTCCGTGGCAAGCGGGAGTTATGCGCGCGGGTGATTGGCGACTGGTATGACGAGATTATTGAAGCGATCGAATCGGGCTTGCCGCGCGATGGCAGTGTGCGTCAGCAGTTTGCTTTCATTGTGCGGACGCATTTGCGGTTGATGCTGGTCAATGGCACCGACCTGTGTGCTTTGGTTTTGTCGGAGGGCCGGGCGCGGCATCATGAGCTTAGCGAGGCGCTGACCGAATTGCAGCGCCGGTATACCGCGCCGTTGATGCGGGTGTTGGCACGGGGGCAGGAAACGGGGCAGATTCGATCGGATATGCCGTTGAGGTTGCTTCGCTCAATGGTGTTTGGGCCGATGGAACATGTGCTGTGGGACGCTACGCTGGCGAATCGGCATATCGATATTGATGCTACCGCGGGGCAGTTGATTGATGTGCTGTGGACGGCGCTTATGCCGCCTGATGTGGCGGTTAGTGCTTTGCAACAATTTCAACTGGAAGTGGCGGAGGCCACGAGGCGGTTTGAGGAATCTTCTGCGAAGGAAGCGCACGTCGGGGTGCGCAAGGCGCGGAAAGTTGAAGACTCGGAATAG
- a CDS encoding isovaleryl-CoA dehydrogenase yields MSNLPGLQFPLGEEIEMLRDSIAGFAAKEIAPRAAEIDRTDQFPMDLWRKFGDLGVLGMTVAEEYGGANMGYTAHMIAMEEISRASASVGLSYGAHSNLCVNQIHRNGTEAQKQKYLPKLVSGEHVGALAMSEPNAGSDVVSMKMRADKKGDHYVLNGTKMWITNGPDCDTLVVYAKTDLEANSRGITAFIVEKGMKGFSVAQKLDKLGMRGSHTGELVFQDVEVPEENILGQLNGGAKVLMSGLDYERAVLAGGPTGIMVAVMDAVVPYIHDRKQFGQPIGEFQLIQGKVADMYTTLQACRAYLYAVGRQLDTLGKEHVRQVRKDCAGVILYTAEKATWMAGEAIQILGGNGYINEYPVGRLWRDAKLYEIGAGTSEIRRMLIGRELFAETA; encoded by the coding sequence ATGAGTAACCTGCCCGGATTGCAATTCCCGCTCGGCGAAGAAATCGAAATGCTGCGTGACAGCATCGCGGGTTTCGCGGCCAAAGAAATCGCCCCGCGTGCCGCGGAAATCGATCGTACGGATCAATTCCCCATGGACTTGTGGCGCAAATTCGGCGATCTGGGCGTGCTCGGCATGACGGTTGCGGAGGAATACGGCGGCGCGAACATGGGCTACACGGCGCACATGATCGCGATGGAAGAAATCTCGCGCGCGTCGGCATCGGTCGGTCTGTCGTATGGCGCGCACTCGAATCTGTGCGTCAACCAGATTCATCGCAACGGCACGGAAGCGCAAAAGCAGAAGTACTTGCCGAAGCTGGTCTCGGGCGAACACGTCGGCGCGCTCGCCATGAGCGAGCCGAACGCGGGTTCGGACGTCGTCAGCATGAAAATGCGCGCGGACAAGAAGGGCGACCACTACGTGCTCAACGGCACCAAGATGTGGATCACCAACGGCCCGGATTGCGACACGCTGGTCGTCTACGCCAAAACCGATCTCGAAGCGAATTCGCGCGGCATCACGGCGTTTATCGTCGAGAAGGGCATGAAGGGCTTCTCGGTCGCGCAAAAGCTCGACAAGCTCGGCATGCGCGGCTCGCATACCGGCGAGTTGGTGTTCCAGGACGTCGAAGTGCCGGAAGAAAATATCCTCGGTCAGTTGAACGGCGGCGCGAAAGTGCTGATGAGCGGTCTCGACTACGAGCGCGCCGTGCTCGCCGGTGGCCCGACCGGCATCATGGTCGCGGTCATGGACGCGGTCGTGCCGTATATCCACGACCGGAAACAGTTCGGTCAGCCGATCGGCGAGTTTCAGCTGATTCAAGGCAAGGTCGCCGATATGTACACCACGCTGCAAGCGTGCCGCGCGTATCTGTATGCCGTTGGCCGTCAACTCGACACGCTCGGCAAGGAACACGTGCGCCAGGTGCGTAAAGACTGTGCGGGCGTGATTCTCTACACCGCCGAAAAAGCCACGTGGATGGCCGGTGAAGCAATCCAGATTCTCGGCGGCAACGGCTACATCAACGAGTATCCGGTCGGCCGTCTGTGGCGCGATGCGAAGCTCTATGAAATCGGCGCGGGCACCAGTGAAATCCGTCGCATGCTGATCGGCCGCGAACTGTTCGCCGAAACAGCTTGA
- a CDS encoding carboxyl transferase domain-containing protein, which translates to MPNIESKLNPRSDDFRANAAALEALVADLRAKVEKLALGGGQAARDKHTSRGKLLPRDRIEKLLDPGTPFLEFSQLAAYGMYHNDAPGAGVITGIGRIAGQECVIVCNDATVKGGTYYPVTVKKHVRAQEIAAENHLPCVYLVDSGGANLPNQDDVFPDRDHFGRIFYNQANLSAAGIPQIAVVMGSCTAGGAYVPAMSDESIIVRNQGTIFLGGPPLVKAATGEVVSAEDLGGGDVHTRLSGVVDHLAQNDAHALAIARSIVGNLNRVKQVPVALQEPKPPRYDVKSMYGVIPVDTRKPFDIREVIARIVDDSAFDEFKARYGTTLVTGFAHIWGHPVGIIANNGILFSESALKGTHFIELCCQRKIPLVFLQNITGFMVGRKYENEGIARNGAKMVTAVATAKVPKFTVIIGGSFGAGNYGMCGRAYSPRFLWMWPNARISVMGGEQAASVLATVKRDGIEGKGGSWSAEEEEAFKQPIRDQYEHQGHPYYASARLWDDGVIDPAQTRDVLGLGLSATMNAPIEDTRFGVFRM; encoded by the coding sequence ATGCCGAATATCGAATCAAAGCTGAATCCGCGCTCGGACGATTTCCGCGCCAACGCGGCAGCGCTCGAAGCGCTGGTCGCCGATCTTCGCGCGAAGGTCGAGAAGCTCGCGCTAGGCGGCGGGCAAGCGGCGCGCGACAAGCACACGAGCCGCGGCAAGCTGCTGCCGCGCGATCGCATCGAGAAACTGCTAGATCCGGGCACGCCGTTTCTCGAGTTCTCGCAACTCGCGGCCTACGGCATGTACCACAACGATGCGCCAGGCGCTGGCGTCATCACCGGCATCGGCCGCATTGCGGGGCAGGAGTGCGTGATCGTCTGCAATGACGCGACGGTCAAGGGCGGCACGTACTATCCGGTCACCGTCAAAAAGCACGTGCGCGCGCAGGAAATCGCCGCGGAAAATCATCTGCCGTGCGTGTATCTGGTCGACTCGGGCGGCGCCAATCTGCCGAATCAGGACGACGTGTTCCCCGATCGCGACCACTTCGGCCGTATCTTCTATAACCAGGCGAATCTGTCGGCGGCGGGTATTCCGCAGATCGCCGTCGTGATGGGTTCGTGCACCGCGGGCGGCGCCTATGTGCCGGCCATGAGCGACGAGTCGATCATCGTCAGGAATCAGGGGACGATTTTCCTCGGCGGCCCGCCGCTCGTCAAAGCCGCAACCGGCGAAGTGGTGAGCGCGGAAGACCTCGGCGGCGGAGACGTGCATACGCGTCTGTCGGGCGTGGTCGATCATCTCGCGCAAAACGACGCGCATGCGTTGGCGATTGCGCGCAGCATCGTCGGCAATCTGAATCGCGTGAAGCAGGTGCCGGTGGCGTTGCAGGAACCGAAGCCGCCGCGCTACGACGTGAAGAGCATGTACGGCGTGATTCCAGTCGATACGCGCAAGCCGTTCGATATCCGTGAAGTGATCGCGCGCATTGTCGACGACTCCGCTTTCGATGAATTCAAGGCCCGCTACGGCACCACGCTCGTGACCGGCTTTGCGCATATCTGGGGGCATCCGGTCGGCATCATCGCTAACAACGGCATTCTGTTTTCGGAGTCGGCGCTCAAGGGCACGCACTTCATCGAACTGTGCTGCCAGCGCAAGATTCCGCTGGTGTTCCTGCAGAACATCACCGGCTTCATGGTGGGCCGAAAATACGAAAACGAAGGCATCGCGCGTAACGGCGCGAAGATGGTGACGGCCGTGGCGACGGCGAAAGTGCCGAAGTTCACGGTGATCATCGGCGGCTCGTTCGGTGCGGGCAACTACGGCATGTGCGGCCGCGCGTATTCGCCGCGTTTCCTGTGGATGTGGCCGAACGCGCGGATCTCGGTGATGGGCGGCGAGCAGGCCGCATCGGTGCTGGCCACCGTCAAGCGCGACGGTATCGAAGGCAAGGGCGGCTCGTGGAGCGCGGAAGAGGAAGAGGCATTCAAGCAGCCGATTCGCGATCAATACGAGCATCAAGGCCACCCGTACTACGCGAGCGCGCGTCTGTGGGACGACGGCGTGATCGACCCGGCGCAAACGCGCGACGTACTCGGTCTCGGCCTCTCGGCAACCATGAACGCACCGATCGAAGACACGCGTTTCGGCGTGTTCAGAATGTGA
- a CDS encoding enoyl-CoA hydratase/isomerase family protein, with protein MQYETLNVAFSAQIATVTLNRPDVRNAFNETMIAEVTSAFTALNGRDDVRAVVLAANGKAFCAGADLNWMKKMAGYSDEENRADAMLLANMLSSIYRCNKPVIARVNGDAYAGGMGLISACDIVVAVDSARFCLSEARLGLIPATIAPYVIRALGEQASRRYFTTAEQFDCATAFRLGLVSEAVSAGQLDATVRQIADTLCANGPQAVRACKQLVQDIAGHELNDAMIEDTAARIARTRAGAEGREGVASFLEKRTPSWRN; from the coding sequence ATGCAATACGAAACGCTGAATGTCGCGTTTAGCGCTCAGATCGCCACGGTCACGCTGAATCGTCCGGACGTGCGCAATGCGTTCAACGAAACGATGATCGCCGAAGTGACCTCGGCCTTCACAGCCTTGAACGGGCGCGACGACGTGCGCGCGGTCGTGCTGGCCGCGAACGGCAAAGCGTTCTGCGCGGGCGCCGACCTGAACTGGATGAAGAAAATGGCCGGTTACTCCGACGAGGAGAACCGCGCCGATGCGATGCTGCTGGCGAACATGCTGTCGTCGATCTATCGCTGCAACAAGCCGGTGATCGCGCGCGTGAACGGCGATGCCTACGCGGGCGGCATGGGTTTGATTTCGGCATGCGATATCGTCGTCGCCGTGGACAGCGCGCGCTTTTGCCTGTCGGAAGCGCGTCTCGGCCTGATTCCCGCGACGATCGCGCCGTATGTGATCCGCGCGCTGGGCGAGCAGGCGTCGCGCCGCTACTTCACGACCGCCGAGCAGTTCGATTGCGCGACGGCATTCCGGTTGGGGCTGGTGAGCGAAGCGGTGAGCGCCGGGCAACTCGATGCGACGGTCCGGCAAATCGCGGACACGCTCTGTGCGAACGGTCCGCAAGCGGTACGTGCGTGCAAACAACTCGTGCAGGACATCGCGGGCCATGAGTTGAACGATGCAATGATCGAAGACACCGCAGCGCGCATCGCGCGCACGCGCGCCGGTGCGGAAGGCCGCGAAGGCGTCGCGTCGTTCCTCGAAAAACGTACGCCGTCCTGGCGCAACTGA
- a CDS encoding acetyl/propionyl/methylcrotonyl-CoA carboxylase subunit alpha, with protein sequence MFNKILIANRGEIACRVAATCKRLGIASVAVYSDADANAKHVAACDEAVHIGGSAAAESYLRIERIIEAARATGAQAVHPGYGFLSENEDFAHACELAGIVFIGPPVEAIAAMGSKAAAKALMHAAAVPLVPGYHGDDQDARLLHREADAIGYPVLLKASAGGGGKGMRVVERSEDFAAALASCKREAASSFGNDRVLIEKYLTRPRHVEVQVFADRHGGAVYLFDRDCSVQRRHQKVLEEAPAPGLSAEIRREMGEAAVAAARAVNYVGAGTVEFIMTGTGDFYFMEMNTRLQVEHPVTEMVTGQDLVEWQLRVAADEPLPLTQQQVRIDGHAIEARIYAEHPARGFLPSTGTLKYLRMPEGVEFSISAAGLGDPSRKAPVRIDSGVREGDTITPFYDPMIAKLIVHGATREEALARLNRALRACEVVGPHTNVEFLQRIVTSEPFATGDLDTGLIERHHDALFAPVKKPFKEALALACAALLTREGGTAHGASPWDALSHWRLNSGYTQTLGWRNVDNDNAFTVTFARDGSTQTLEHDGVREDFSWSDGAGLHEFRATIGDARATGRVFVDGDTFHVFCLGAALAFEWQNLLAHAADAEGGEGRLTAPMPGKVIAVLVEPGTVVEKGTPLIVMEAMKMEHTIGAPAAGTVSEVLYGVGDQVADGAQLLVLDVE encoded by the coding sequence ATGTTCAACAAGATCCTGATTGCCAACCGGGGCGAGATTGCGTGCCGCGTCGCGGCGACCTGCAAGCGGCTCGGCATCGCGAGCGTGGCCGTGTATTCCGATGCGGACGCCAACGCGAAGCACGTCGCCGCCTGTGACGAAGCGGTGCATATCGGCGGGTCGGCGGCGGCGGAAAGCTATCTGCGCATCGAGCGCATCATCGAAGCCGCGCGCGCCACCGGCGCACAAGCAGTGCATCCGGGCTACGGCTTCCTGTCGGAAAACGAAGACTTCGCGCATGCGTGCGAACTCGCGGGTATCGTCTTCATCGGACCGCCGGTCGAAGCGATCGCCGCGATGGGTTCGAAAGCCGCGGCGAAGGCGCTGATGCATGCAGCGGCCGTGCCGCTCGTGCCGGGCTATCACGGCGACGATCAGGATGCGCGGTTGCTGCATCGTGAGGCAGATGCGATTGGTTACCCGGTGCTGTTGAAGGCAAGCGCGGGCGGCGGTGGCAAAGGCATGCGCGTGGTCGAGCGCAGCGAAGATTTCGCTGCCGCTCTGGCCTCGTGCAAGCGCGAGGCGGCGAGCAGCTTCGGCAACGACCGCGTGCTGATCGAGAAGTATCTGACGCGGCCGCGTCACGTGGAAGTGCAGGTGTTCGCGGACCGTCATGGCGGCGCGGTTTATCTGTTCGATCGCGATTGCTCGGTACAGCGGCGTCACCAGAAAGTGCTGGAAGAAGCGCCGGCGCCGGGCCTGTCGGCTGAAATCAGGCGCGAGATGGGCGAAGCGGCCGTGGCCGCGGCGCGCGCGGTGAATTACGTCGGTGCGGGCACGGTCGAATTCATCATGACCGGCACCGGCGATTTCTACTTCATGGAAATGAATACGCGCTTGCAGGTCGAGCATCCGGTCACGGAAATGGTGACGGGGCAGGATCTGGTCGAATGGCAACTGCGCGTCGCCGCGGATGAACCGCTGCCGCTCACGCAGCAACAAGTCAGGATCGACGGTCATGCAATCGAAGCGCGTATTTACGCTGAGCATCCGGCGCGCGGTTTCTTGCCGTCGACGGGTACGCTCAAGTATCTGCGCATGCCGGAAGGCGTCGAGTTCAGCATCAGTGCGGCCGGCTTAGGTGACCCTAGCCGCAAAGCGCCGGTACGCATCGACAGCGGCGTGCGCGAAGGCGACACGATCACGCCGTTCTACGATCCGATGATCGCGAAGCTGATCGTCCACGGCGCAACGCGTGAGGAAGCGCTGGCGCGTCTGAATCGCGCGCTGCGAGCCTGCGAAGTGGTCGGGCCGCACACCAACGTCGAGTTCCTGCAACGTATCGTCACCAGCGAGCCGTTTGCGACCGGCGATCTCGACACGGGTTTGATCGAGCGGCATCACGATGCGCTGTTCGCGCCCGTGAAAAAGCCGTTCAAGGAGGCGCTCGCGCTCGCCTGCGCCGCATTGTTGACGCGCGAAGGCGGCACCGCGCACGGCGCGTCGCCGTGGGATGCGCTGTCGCACTGGCGCCTGAACAGCGGCTACACGCAAACGCTCGGCTGGCGCAATGTCGACAATGACAATGCCTTCACCGTGACCTTCGCGCGCGACGGCAGCACGCAAACGCTCGAACACGACGGCGTGCGAGAGGACTTCAGCTGGTCGGACGGCGCGGGCCTGCATGAATTCCGCGCGACGATCGGCGATGCGCGAGCGACAGGCCGTGTATTCGTCGATGGCGATACGTTCCACGTCTTTTGCCTCGGCGCAGCGCTCGCGTTCGAATGGCAGAACCTGCTCGCGCATGCGGCGGACGCGGAAGGCGGCGAAGGCCGCCTGACCGCGCCGATGCCGGGCAAAGTGATCGCGGTACTGGTCGAACCGGGCACCGTGGTGGAAAAGGGCACGCCGCTGATCGTGATGGAAGCGATGAAGATGGAGCACACGATCGGCGCGCCGGCGGCGGGTACGGTGTCGGAAGTGCTGTATGGCGTCGGCGATCAGGTTGCCGATGGGGCGCAGCTTCTGGTGCTGGATGTGGAATAA